The Vicia villosa cultivar HV-30 ecotype Madison, WI linkage group LG1, Vvil1.0, whole genome shotgun sequence genome includes a region encoding these proteins:
- the LOC131600764 gene encoding protein GLUTAMINE DUMPER 3 translates to MAAYREPMSTTERAPISSQTPHSPWHSPVPYLFGGLAAMLGLIAFALLILACSYWKLSGYLEGNGESERDLEAGDGANETDQKPQKVYEEKILVIMAGQEKPTFLATPSMSSSTGTSRSSSFGDNNSTCTCDQNQKSKENMNDDEDDDDDSTVKLRSSGETENDVRRTESVERTATETTTETTRDENV, encoded by the coding sequence ATGGCAGCATACAGAGAACCCATGAGCACAACCGAAAGAGCACCAATCTCCTCCCAAACACCACACTCCCCATGGCATTCACCAGTCCCTTATCTCTTCGGTGGTCTAGCAGCCATGTTAGGCTTAATCGCCTTCGCCCTCTTAATCCTTGCATGCTCTTATTGGAAACTCTCCGGTTACCTCGAAGGTAACGGCGAATCCGAACGAGACCTTGAAGCTGGAGATGGAGCAAATGAAACAGACCAAAAACCTCAGAAGGTTTACGAGGAGAAAATCCTGGTGATTATGGCTGGTCAAGAGAAACCGACATTCTTAGCAACACCTAGCATGTCTTCAAGCACAGGAACCAGTAGATCGTCCTCTTTTGGGGATAACAATAGTACATGTACCTGTGACCAGAACcagaaatcaaaggaaaatatgaatgatgatgaagatgatgatgatgattcaaCTGTGAAACTGAGAAGCAGTGGTGAAACTGAAAATGATGTTAGAAGAACAGAGAGTGTGGAAAGAACAGCAACAGAAACAACAACAGAAACAACAAGAGATGAGAACGTTTGA